Sequence from the Methanobacteriaceae archaeon genome:
CAATTTTAAGTATTTCATAGGGCTTTTCTCCTTCCCCACCACAACAATCAGAATCACCTTGAACTTCTTCCGAATGTGCATTATCCCCATGATCACAATTGCATTCACTGGATCCAAATAAAGAATCCACCAGTGCTTCGGCCATTACATAAACTTCATCACCCACTTTAACATAGGCATAATCAAAATCAGGATGTACACAAATGGCCATGTTGGCGGGTAAAGTCCAGGGAGTAGTAGTCCATACTAGAACAAATTCTTTTCCATTTTCAGCAAGCTCAGGAGTTTCCAACGGGAATTTCACATAAATAGAAGGATCATCCTTATTTTCGTAATCAATTTCCGCCATGGCCAGTGCTGTTTCACATCTAGGACACCAAGTAATTACCCGAAGGTCATTTACTAATAAATCCTTTTCATTGGCCTTTTTTAAAGTCCACCAGCAAGATTCCATGTATTTAGGATCAAAGGTTACATATGGATCATCCCAATCCATCCATATTCCAATTTTCTGGAATTGTTCCGTCATTACGCCCTTATTTTCCACAGCAAACTGGCGACACTGGTTTATAAAATTTTCAATTCCGATTTCAGTTTCAATCTGCTTTTTGCTGGTGAGGCCTAAAAGTCCTTCTACCTTGTGTTCAATTGGAAGTCCGTGGGTATCCCATCCTGCCTGTCGACGGATGCTGAAACCATTCATACTTTTAAAACGTAAATGGGTATCTTTTATAATCTTATTCCAGGCAGTTCCCAAGTGTATACGGCCACTGCAATAAGGTGGACCATCTAAAAATGAGTATTTTGGCTTATTTTTTCTTAGCTGATTGGTCCTCTGATATATATCCCGGTCTTCCCAGAACTTCTGGACCTGTTCTTCTATTTTTTTAGATTGATATGACTTTTCTGCCTCCTGAATTGGCATACAAACGCTCCTGAAATTTATTAATAAATTTATGTTGTTATTATTAATTAGTTATGTTATTCAACATTTTTAAAGTAATTTCTTAATTATTTGAATAATTAAAATTCATTAAAATAATTAGAATTAATTATAGTTATACTTAGGTTGTGATTATTTATATATAAATTCAAAAAAATTCTAAAATAAAAAAACGATTAAAGAAAATAATTAATTTAAAAGATTCTAAAAACTTTTTAAAAATAGAAATATGTGGTAATATTCTTTAATGAAAACCCCACTTTAAATAAAAGAATGAGTTCTTAATCACCACATCAACATGTTTACTAATGCTTAAATAAAGCCCAGTTTTTAGAAGGTTCTAAGTTCACCTTTTACTAGCAGTTCTGTTATGCTAGATATCTCTTCGAGCTGAGTATTCATGACATTTTCCACTTTTTTCTGCACATCTTCCAATTTGTATCCATTCTGAACAATTATCTGAGAGGATGCTGCTTTAGGTTGGTCAATAGGTTTTCCGATTTGACTTAAAAGCATGATATGAATCTGGTCCACTCCTTCCACAGAACTTACAATTTCTTCTGCCATTTTATTGGATAAAAGGTTGTATATCTTACCCACGTGGTTTAATGGGTTTTTACCAGAAGTTGCTTCCATAGACATTGGCCGGTTAGGAGTTATTAAACCATTAGCTCTATTTCCTCGACCTACCGAACCATCATCTCCCATCTCAGCCGAAGTTCCAGTTACAGTGAGGTAATATCCTTTTTCAGATTCACAAGTAGGATCATCTGCAGTGTTAACAAATATTTCCACATCACGGTCAGTATTTTTAGCTGCCAGATCAGATACTATGTTTTTTAAATCATCCTTAACTGCAATATAGCTATCTTTATCATCCACATATTTGGATACCATAGCAGCTGCGACGGTTAGGGTAATTTTATCATTTTCCCTTAGGCCCATGACCTTTATGTCTTCTCCTACGGCAGGATATTTCTTTTTAAATGATCTGGAATTTAGTAATTCTTCAGTGGTCATTACCAGATGTTCAGTTTCAGAAAATGGACCGAAACCCACACCAAAAGATGTGTCGTTGGAAGCAGGCATTCCTTGTCTTCGGAAAACATCCACCAGGTCCCCAGAACCGTGTCCAATCTTACATTCCACCACAGCA
This genomic interval carries:
- a CDS encoding methionine adenosyltransferase, with the protein product MRNIIVETLNQTPIEEQDIEIVERKGIGHPDSISDGIAESVSRALCNAYIEKFGGILHHNTDEVQITAGESDPKFGGGEIIKPMDVLLTGRGVPEYEGEKIGIDRIAIAAAKEYLNENIINLDVETCAVVECKIGHGSGDLVDVFRRQGMPASNDTSFGVGFGPFSETEHLVMTTEELLNSRSFKKKYPAVGEDIKVMGLRENDKITLTVAAAMVSKYVDDKDSYIAVKDDLKNIVSDLAAKNTDRDVEIFVNTADDPTCESEKGYYLTVTGTSAEMGDDGSVGRGNRANGLITPNRPMSMEATSGKNPLNHVGKIYNLLSNKMAEEIVSSVEGVDQIHIMLLSQIGKPIDQPKAASSQIIVQNGYKLEDVQKKVENVMNTQLEEISSITELLVKGELRTF